A region from the Mesomycoplasma hyopneumoniae J genome encodes:
- a CDS encoding 5-deoxy-glucuronate isomerase gives MHLKNRNLGPGFHRLVDRKKQEKASFMNIDLDLWNALINEELDYQVGPQDECAILLINGEADFYLDSEKISMARSNIFEQRGKLLLLKAGQKIQIFTKKPSKFLFIITENSKLDQNYFYDESNSREEFFGSNQWEQVARRKVRTFFDYYSNPKSNLVVGEVVTYQGKWSSYLPHYHPQPEMYFFQFERDSAFGLSVNGDQAYIVKNDDVNAIQAGLVHPVSAAPGYPLYYCWIIRHLENNPWTDRIEAQEHLWLNQENPNYWKEKDEI, from the coding sequence ATGCATTTAAAAAATAGAAATTTAGGTCCGGGTTTTCACCGCTTAGTTGATCGGAAAAAACAAGAAAAAGCTAGTTTTATGAACATCGACCTTGATCTTTGAAATGCATTAATAAATGAAGAATTAGACTATCAAGTTGGGCCACAAGATGAATGTGCGATTTTATTAATCAATGGAGAAGCCGATTTTTATCTAGATTCAGAAAAAATTAGTATGGCAAGAAGTAATATTTTTGAACAAAGAGGTAAACTTTTACTATTAAAAGCAGGCCAAAAAATTCAAATTTTTACTAAAAAACCAAGTAAATTCCTTTTTATTATAACAGAAAATTCTAAATTAGATCAAAATTATTTCTATGATGAATCAAATTCAAGGGAAGAATTTTTTGGTTCTAATCAATGAGAGCAAGTTGCTAGAAGAAAAGTAAGAACTTTTTTTGACTATTATTCAAATCCAAAATCGAATTTAGTAGTAGGCGAGGTGGTTACTTATCAAGGAAAATGGTCATCTTATTTGCCACATTATCATCCACAGCCAGAAATGTATTTTTTCCAGTTTGAAAGAGATTCAGCTTTTGGCCTTTCAGTTAATGGTGATCAAGCCTATATTGTCAAAAATGATGATGTAAACGCTATCCAAGCTGGCCTAGTTCATCCAGTTTCGGCCGCTCCTGGTTATCCACTTTATTATTGTTGAATTATTCGCCATTTAGAAAATAATCCTTGAACTGATCGGATCGAAGCTCAAGAACATCTCTGACTAAATCAAGAAAATCCAAATTATTGAAAGGAAAAAGATGAAATTTAA
- the nrdE gene encoding class 1b ribonucleoside-diphosphate reductase subunit alpha, translated as MKKVGLDLNFDKNQEKSYLSLNANSKIFANHPDSHKFDLLAAEKYINEEINPKFKFFNSFKERIEFLVQNNYYDPKVLGQYSFQELEKLNTKAWSYNHFFSSFMGAFKFYSTYGLKSNDNLVYFEHFPDRVLLNSLFLGKGDFQKAEKILEQIMLGRFQPATPTFLNAGKLNRGEFVSCYLIRVEDNMESISRAITTSLQLSKRGGGVSVLLSNLREQGAPIKNIENQATGVIPVMKILEDSFSYANQLGQRQGAGAVYLNVHHPDILAFLDTKRENADEKIRIKSLSLGIIIPNITFELAKNNEKMALFSVYDVEKVYQKAFSDISISEKYYQMLANPEIKKTFISARKLFKIIAELHFESGYPYILFEDIVNKENAHPDRVVMSNLCSEITQPSTPSTFLPDLSFKEIGKDICCNLGSLNIDKAMESGPDFEEMVYYSVLALDVVSRNSDLSVAPSIQKGNNLNHAIGLGAMNLHGFLAKNEIFYDSEEALDFTNIFFYTLAFSAFKASEKLAKKYGPFSGFEKTKFASGEYFDKYTKVSPNTFVPKTHKIKELFAKYQVEIPTQKDWIHLVEKIKKTGIANSHLMAIAPTGSISYLSSCTPSLQPVVAPVEIRKEGKLGRIYVPSYKLSPKTYKFYQNGAYELGPIPIINIVSEAQKHVDQAISMTLFMTDKATTRDLNRAYIYAFKKNCKSIYYVRIRQDVLEDSENYETCQSCQI; from the coding sequence ATGAAAAAAGTGGGTTTGGATCTGAATTTTGATAAAAATCAGGAAAAAAGTTATCTTAGCTTAAATGCAAATAGCAAAATTTTTGCAAATCATCCTGATTCACATAAATTTGATTTATTAGCAGCAGAGAAATATATTAATGAAGAAATTAATCCAAAATTTAAATTTTTCAATTCTTTTAAGGAAAGAATTGAATTTTTAGTTCAAAATAATTATTATGATCCGAAAGTTTTAGGACAATATTCATTCCAAGAACTTGAGAAATTAAATACAAAAGCTTGAAGTTATAATCATTTTTTTTCTTCTTTTATGGGGGCTTTTAAATTTTATTCAACTTATGGACTAAAATCTAATGATAATTTAGTATATTTTGAACATTTTCCCGATCGAGTTTTACTAAATAGTTTATTTTTAGGAAAAGGAGATTTTCAAAAAGCTGAAAAAATTCTTGAACAAATTATGTTAGGTCGATTTCAACCGGCAACCCCGACATTTTTAAATGCCGGAAAATTAAACAGAGGTGAATTTGTCTCTTGTTATTTAATCCGAGTTGAAGATAATATGGAATCAATTTCCAGGGCAATTACTACCTCACTCCAACTTTCAAAACGTGGCGGTGGTGTTAGTGTTTTACTTTCAAATTTGCGCGAACAAGGTGCCCCGATTAAAAACATTGAAAATCAAGCAACTGGTGTAATTCCGGTAATGAAAATTCTTGAAGATTCATTTTCTTATGCAAACCAGTTAGGACAACGTCAAGGTGCTGGGGCTGTTTATTTAAATGTCCACCATCCGGATATTCTGGCTTTTTTAGATACCAAAAGGGAAAATGCTGATGAAAAAATCAGGATAAAATCGCTTTCTCTTGGGATAATAATTCCGAATATTACTTTTGAATTAGCAAAAAATAATGAAAAAATGGCGCTTTTTTCTGTCTATGATGTTGAAAAAGTATATCAAAAAGCTTTTAGTGATATTTCTATTAGTGAAAAATATTATCAAATGCTAGCAAATCCAGAAATTAAAAAAACATTTATTTCGGCAAGAAAGTTATTTAAAATTATTGCCGAGCTACATTTTGAAAGTGGTTATCCTTATATTTTATTTGAAGATATTGTCAATAAAGAAAATGCTCATCCTGATCGCGTTGTGATGTCAAATTTATGTAGCGAAATCACACAGCCTTCAACTCCAAGCACATTTTTACCCGATCTAAGTTTTAAAGAAATAGGCAAGGATATTTGTTGTAATTTAGGATCGCTAAATATTGATAAGGCGATGGAATCAGGCCCTGATTTTGAAGAAATGGTTTATTATTCAGTGTTAGCTCTTGATGTTGTCTCGCGAAATTCTGATCTCTCAGTAGCGCCTTCAATCCAAAAAGGAAATAATTTAAATCATGCAATTGGCCTTGGGGCGATGAATTTACACGGGTTTTTGGCTAAAAATGAAATTTTTTATGACTCAGAGGAAGCGCTTGATTTTACTAACATTTTTTTCTATACTTTAGCTTTTTCAGCTTTTAAAGCCTCTGAAAAACTTGCAAAAAAATATGGTCCTTTTTCTGGATTTGAAAAAACCAAATTTGCATCAGGAGAATATTTTGATAAATATACAAAAGTTTCCCCGAATACTTTTGTACCAAAAACACATAAAATTAAAGAACTTTTTGCAAAATATCAAGTTGAAATTCCGACTCAAAAAGATTGAATTCATCTTGTTGAAAAAATTAAAAAAACAGGAATTGCCAACTCACATCTAATGGCGATTGCTCCTACAGGCTCAATTTCCTATCTTAGTTCCTGCACGCCTTCGCTTCAGCCCGTTGTTGCCCCAGTTGAGATAAGAAAAGAAGGAAAATTAGGGAGAATTTATGTTCCTTCATATAAATTAAGTCCTAAAACATACAAATTTTATCAAAACGGAGCTTATGAATTAGGTCCAATTCCGATTATAAACATTGTCTCAGAAGCACAAAAACATGTTGATCAAGCAATCTCGATGACCTTATTTATGACCGACAAGGCGACTACTCGAGACTTAAATCGAGCTTATATTTATGCTTTTAAAAAAAATTGTAAGTCAATTTACTATGTAAGAATTCGTCAAGATGTCCTTGAGGATTCAGAAAATTATGAAACTTGTCAATCTTGCCAGATTTAA
- the glyA gene encoding serine hydroxymethyltransferase produces the protein MYKKIKLRDQQISELINLESKRQNSQIELIASENYASEDVILANGTSPSNKYGEGYPGKRYYGGCTFIDQIEKIAIERVKKLFKIEYANVQPYSGSSANAAVFAALLKPGDKILGLDLNAGGHLSHGYKINFSGMFYSGISYFLDENELLDYDAIEKIALKTKPNLIICGYSAYSRKIDFARFRQIADKVNAFLLADIAHIAGLIAAGQHPSPVGYAHIITSTTQKTLRGPRGGLILTNSKEIAAKIDKVVFPGIQGGPFFHTIAAKAVAFKEALEPWFKEYCAQIVKNASHFASEFIKKGIRIVSQGTENHLFTIDVLSSYNLNGKQAQILLESVNIITNKNTIPNDTLSPFVTSGLRLGTPAMTSRGFKEQEFSQMAEIIDFVLRKKELNALEIKEIKKKVKILTKNFPIKKSYWP, from the coding sequence ATGTATAAGAAAATCAAACTTAGAGACCAACAAATTTCTGAGCTGATTAATTTAGAATCTAAAAGACAGAATAGCCAAATCGAGTTAATTGCAAGTGAAAATTATGCCTCAGAAGACGTAATTTTGGCAAATGGAACAAGTCCTAGTAACAAATATGGTGAAGGTTATCCGGGGAAAAGGTATTATGGTGGCTGTACTTTTATCGATCAAATTGAAAAAATCGCAATTGAAAGAGTAAAAAAACTTTTTAAGATTGAGTATGCAAATGTTCAACCTTATTCTGGATCAAGTGCAAACGCCGCTGTTTTTGCAGCACTTTTAAAGCCCGGGGATAAAATTCTTGGACTTGACTTAAATGCTGGTGGGCATTTAAGTCATGGATATAAAATCAATTTTTCAGGAATGTTTTATTCAGGAATTAGTTATTTTTTAGATGAAAATGAACTTCTTGATTATGACGCAATCGAAAAAATAGCCTTAAAAACAAAGCCGAATTTAATTATTTGTGGTTATTCAGCATATTCAAGAAAAATTGATTTTGCTCGCTTTCGACAAATCGCTGATAAAGTAAATGCGTTTTTACTTGCTGATATTGCTCATATTGCCGGGCTTATTGCTGCAGGCCAACATCCTTCGCCGGTTGGATATGCCCATATAATAACCTCAACAACCCAGAAAACTTTGAGAGGACCAAGAGGCGGCCTGATTTTAACTAACAGTAAAGAAATTGCTGCAAAAATTGATAAAGTTGTCTTTCCGGGAATTCAAGGCGGGCCTTTTTTTCATACAATTGCGGCGAAAGCTGTTGCTTTTAAAGAAGCTTTAGAACCTTGATTTAAAGAATATTGTGCCCAAATTGTTAAAAATGCATCGCATTTTGCTAGTGAATTTATAAAAAAAGGAATAAGAATTGTATCTCAGGGTACCGAAAATCACCTTTTTACCATCGACGTTCTTAGTTCTTATAATCTAAATGGCAAACAGGCGCAAATTTTACTTGAATCTGTTAATATTATCACCAATAAAAACACAATTCCAAATGATACTTTAAGTCCATTTGTAACTTCGGGATTACGTTTGGGAACCCCGGCGATGACTTCGCGGGGCTTTAAGGAACAGGAATTTAGTCAAATGGCAGAAATAATTGATTTTGTTCTGAGAAAAAAAGAGCTAAATGCGCTTGAAATTAAAGAAATTAAGAAAAAAGTTAAAATTTTAACTAAAAATTTCCCGATTAAAAAAAGTTACTGACCTTAA
- the iolC gene encoding 5-dehydro-2-deoxygluconokinase has translation MKKEFDFILIGRITIDFNPTDYYNNLENSSLFKKYIGGSAANIAIGLSRLKNKVGFFGSVSDDQFGNFVLNVFENEKIDISRIKKTKDHKLGLTFTEMLSEEKSTILMYRDNVADLQIDVSDIDLDYILRTKILVISGTSLAKSPSREAVLKALFLAKNNGIKVVFDIDYRPYSWKNLDEVSLYYQIVAQNSDLIIGSYEEIQLTSRFCLENPENLIDDDYAKYWLKFVDLIIIKNGKKGSKLYQKDKKLVAKIVPVKMLKGYGGGDAYASLFLDHYLKNESDLENGLALATSAASIMVQSHSSFDLPDYQKILEFKDNALKSDPDLVQKKEWNAFKK, from the coding sequence ATGAAAAAAGAATTTGACTTTATTCTAATAGGGAGAATTACTATCGATTTTAACCCAACAGACTATTATAATAATCTTGAAAATTCAAGTTTATTTAAAAAATACATCGGTGGATCGGCAGCTAATATTGCAATTGGGCTTAGTCGTCTAAAAAATAAAGTTGGTTTTTTTGGATCAGTTAGTGATGATCAATTTGGAAATTTTGTTCTTAATGTTTTTGAAAACGAAAAAATTGATATATCTCGAATTAAAAAAACAAAAGATCATAAATTAGGTCTAACTTTTACCGAGATGCTCTCAGAAGAAAAAAGCACAATTTTGATGTATAGGGATAATGTTGCTGATCTCCAAATTGATGTATCAGATATTGATCTTGACTATATTTTAAGGACAAAAATTTTAGTAATTTCTGGGACTTCGCTTGCAAAATCACCTTCGCGAGAAGCAGTACTAAAAGCACTATTTTTAGCAAAAAACAACGGTATTAAAGTGGTTTTTGATATTGACTACCGTCCTTATTCCTGAAAAAATTTAGATGAAGTTAGTCTTTATTATCAAATAGTTGCCCAAAATTCTGATTTAATTATTGGTTCTTATGAGGAAATTCAATTAACATCAAGATTTTGCCTTGAAAATCCGGAAAATTTAATTGATGATGACTATGCAAAATATTGACTAAAATTTGTTGATCTTATTATTATCAAAAACGGGAAAAAAGGTTCAAAACTTTATCAAAAAGATAAAAAACTTGTTGCTAAAATCGTTCCGGTTAAAATGTTAAAAGGTTATGGCGGCGGCGATGCTTATGCTTCTTTATTCCTTGATCATTATCTAAAAAATGAATCTGATCTTGAAAATGGGCTTGCACTTGCAACTTCAGCAGCTTCAATTATGGTGCAGTCACATTCATCCTTTGATCTCCCAGATTATCAAAAAATACTTGAATTTAAAGACAATGCGCTAAAATCCGATCCGGATTTGGTTCAAAAAAAGGAGTGAAATGCATTTAAAAAATAG
- the iolG gene encoding inositol 2-dehydrogenase, translating to MKFKVGIIGGGRIGYVHTHAINKFVDQAKVIAIADAYLDSQNQEKFRKLGVKSFYSDYNQLLLDPEIDIIYICSPTDTHYLYSIQALKANKHVFCEKPVAFDLEKILEVKKVVKETKKYFTVGHNRRFDHNFLALKDQIEKNTIGEIIQLRITSRDPGLPPYEYIKKSGGIFLDMMIHDFDMALFLTNNKVVESVYATGSALIDKKISELDDIDTAVVVLNFKDGSMATIENCRQTSYGYDQRVEIHGTKASIKIENDTNSTLRISSDQGIIKEKPLYFFLERYQNAYIQENKDFFEAISSNKEPKVTIDDGYKAVLLAKAAKISLKEKRLVKISELEE from the coding sequence ATGAAATTTAAAGTCGGAATCATCGGCGGAGGAAGAATTGGCTATGTCCATACTCACGCAATTAATAAATTTGTTGATCAGGCTAAAGTAATTGCAATCGCTGATGCTTATTTAGACAGCCAAAATCAGGAAAAATTTAGGAAATTAGGAGTAAAAAGTTTTTATAGTGACTATAATCAATTACTTTTAGATCCAGAAATTGATATTATTTATATTTGTAGTCCAACTGATACGCACTATCTTTATTCAATTCAAGCACTCAAAGCTAATAAACACGTTTTTTGTGAAAAACCAGTGGCTTTTGATCTTGAAAAAATTCTTGAAGTTAAAAAAGTTGTAAAAGAAACGAAAAAATATTTCACCGTTGGACATAATCGAAGATTTGATCATAATTTTTTAGCACTAAAAGATCAAATTGAAAAAAATACAATCGGTGAAATTATCCAGTTAAGAATTACTTCCCGCGATCCAGGACTTCCTCCATATGAATATATCAAAAAATCCGGTGGAATTTTTCTTGATATGATGATTCATGACTTTGACATGGCACTTTTTCTAACTAATAATAAGGTAGTTGAATCTGTCTATGCAACAGGTTCAGCTTTAATTGATAAAAAAATTAGCGAATTAGATGATATTGATACCGCCGTTGTTGTTCTAAATTTCAAAGACGGTTCAATGGCAACAATCGAAAACTGTCGTCAGACAAGTTATGGATATGACCAAAGAGTTGAAATCCACGGAACAAAAGCGAGTATCAAAATTGAAAATGATACAAATTCAACCTTGAGAATTTCTTCAGATCAGGGAATAATTAAGGAAAAACCGCTTTATTTTTTCCTTGAAAGATATCAGAATGCCTACATTCAAGAAAATAAAGACTTTTTTGAGGCAATTTCTTCTAATAAGGAGCCAAAAGTAACAATTGATGATGGTTATAAAGCGGTTTTACTTGCAAAAGCTGCAAAAATATCTCTAAAAGAAAAACGATTAGTGAAAATAAGTGAGTTAGAGGAATAA
- a CDS encoding aldehyde dehydrogenase family protein, with product MNFKRNYIQSFYANEFHSEENPKTLDIFSPHDGSVLAKLEITSTSTLDKIVAQAKTAQEKWASLTFKKRSEVIYKYRELVIRYKQELAHLIHIDNGKTLKEAVAEVEKVVELTEFACSIPQLVSGETQMVSRGIIAREERRPVGVFGIIAPFNFPLMVPNWSIPNAIALGNAVILKGSELCGLSASFMADLWKQAGLPSGIFNLVNGQSEIANAMINHPEIDGITFVGSTEIAKLVHKNASNLNKRVLALGGAKNHIFVLKDAPIETASSEVLAAALGMAGQRCMAASVALVVGQNEEFIQALIEKARKFKLDFDLPPLVSKASVDKLVTYLNWAKEQGAKILVNGITDFLIPENKKEGFWFGPTIIDWSEIPEKMGSQEVFGPILEIIRTKNLSEAIKIQQKSPYGNAASVYTQSGRAAEEIIAKVKPGMLGVNIGVPVPREPFSFGGTRSSKFGYGDITGKSSINFWTNLIKVTTKWNPEDKQDWMS from the coding sequence ATGAATTTTAAAAGAAATTACATTCAATCTTTTTATGCCAATGAATTTCATTCAGAAGAAAATCCAAAAACTTTGGATATATTTTCCCCACATGATGGTTCTGTACTGGCTAAATTAGAGATCACTTCAACTTCAACTTTAGACAAAATTGTAGCTCAGGCAAAAACAGCCCAAGAAAAATGGGCATCTTTAACTTTTAAGAAAAGATCAGAAGTTATTTATAAATATCGCGAATTAGTAATTCGCTATAAGCAGGAATTAGCCCATTTAATTCATATTGATAATGGAAAAACTTTAAAAGAAGCAGTTGCAGAGGTTGAAAAAGTAGTTGAACTAACCGAATTTGCCTGCTCAATTCCTCAATTAGTCAGCGGTGAAACCCAAATGGTTAGCCGGGGAATTATTGCCCGCGAAGAAAGACGTCCTGTGGGAGTTTTTGGAATTATTGCTCCATTTAACTTTCCATTAATGGTGCCAAATTGATCAATTCCAAATGCAATTGCTTTGGGAAATGCTGTGATTTTAAAAGGCTCTGAACTTTGTGGGCTATCAGCAAGTTTTATGGCTGATCTTTGAAAACAAGCCGGCCTACCAAGTGGAATTTTTAATTTAGTAAATGGCCAATCTGAAATTGCCAATGCAATGATCAATCATCCTGAAATTGATGGAATTACTTTTGTAGGATCAACAGAGATCGCAAAATTAGTTCATAAAAATGCATCTAATTTAAACAAAAGAGTACTTGCTCTTGGAGGAGCTAAAAATCATATTTTTGTACTTAAAGATGCCCCAATTGAAACTGCATCTTCAGAAGTTTTAGCCGCTGCTCTTGGAATGGCTGGCCAAAGATGTATGGCAGCATCGGTTGCTTTAGTAGTTGGTCAAAATGAAGAATTTATTCAAGCCCTAATTGAAAAAGCACGTAAATTTAAGTTAGATTTTGATCTTCCCCCTCTTGTTTCTAAGGCTTCTGTTGATAAATTAGTTACTTATCTAAACTGGGCAAAAGAACAAGGAGCAAAAATTTTAGTAAATGGAATAACAGATTTTCTAATCCCTGAAAACAAAAAAGAAGGATTCTGGTTTGGCCCAACAATTATTGACTGATCAGAGATTCCTGAAAAAATGGGTTCTCAAGAAGTTTTTGGTCCGATCTTAGAAATAATTAGAACAAAAAATCTTTCTGAGGCAATTAAAATTCAACAAAAATCACCTTATGGAAATGCCGCTTCGGTCTATACCCAGTCAGGTCGAGCCGCTGAAGAAATTATTGCTAAAGTTAAGCCGGGAATGTTAGGTGTAAATATTGGTGTTCCAGTACCCCGTGAGCCATTTAGTTTTGGTGGGACAAGATCTTCAAAATTTGGTTATGGTGATATTACTGGCAAATCCAGTATTAATTTCTGAACTAATTTGATTAAAGTTACTACAAAATGAAACCCGGAAGACAAACAGGATTGAATGTCATAA
- the nrdF gene encoding class 1b ribonucleoside-diphosphate reductase subunit beta: MINSKLNSNSNNNKLKIKNDYYHQSVSPLEYALNNFSGKMRSINWNIINDPKDLEVWTRIVQNFWIPEKIPLSNDLESWRTLSPTWKKVVTRTFTGLTLLDTIQATIGDVAQIKHSLTDHEQVIYTNFAFMVGVHARSYGSIFSTLCSSEEIEEAHNWVINNEKLQKRARILIPFYVGEDPLKSKVAAALMPGFLLYGGFYLPFYLSARSKLPNTSDIIRLILRDKVIHNYYSGYKFQKKVEKLSPEKQDEIKKFTFDLLYKLIELEKDYLYDLYSEVGLAESAIKFSIYNAGKFLQNLGYDSPFSKEETEIEPEIFSQLSARADENHDFFSGNGSSYVMALAEETEDEDWEF, translated from the coding sequence ATGATTAATTCAAAATTAAATAGTAATAGTAATAATAATAAATTAAAAATAAAAAACGACTACTACCATCAATCAGTTTCGCCACTCGAATATGCGCTTAATAATTTTTCAGGAAAAATGCGATCAATCAACTGAAATATCATAAATGATCCAAAAGATCTTGAAGTTTGAACCCGAATAGTGCAAAATTTCTGAATTCCAGAAAAAATTCCGCTTTCAAATGATCTTGAATCCTGAAGAACTTTATCACCTACCTGAAAAAAAGTAGTTACTCGCACTTTTACCGGACTTACTTTACTTGATACAATTCAGGCAACAATCGGTGATGTAGCCCAAATTAAACACTCTTTAACTGATCATGAACAGGTAATTTATACAAATTTCGCTTTTATGGTTGGGGTTCATGCTCGTTCTTATGGTTCAATTTTTTCTACCCTTTGCTCAAGTGAAGAAATAGAAGAGGCGCATAACTGGGTAATCAATAACGAAAAATTGCAAAAAAGGGCCAGAATTCTTATACCTTTTTATGTAGGTGAAGATCCTTTAAAATCAAAAGTTGCTGCTGCTTTAATGCCTGGTTTTCTCTTATATGGTGGTTTTTATCTTCCTTTTTATCTTTCAGCGCGTTCAAAACTGCCAAATACATCCGATATTATTCGACTGATTTTACGCGATAAAGTGATTCATAATTATTATTCAGGTTATAAATTTCAAAAAAAAGTGGAAAAATTAAGCCCGGAAAAACAAGACGAAATTAAAAAATTTACCTTTGATCTATTATATAAACTAATTGAATTAGAAAAAGATTATCTCTATGATTTATATTCTGAAGTTGGACTTGCTGAATCAGCAATAAAATTTAGCATTTATAATGCCGGGAAATTCTTGCAAAATCTAGGATATGATTCACCTTTTTCAAAAGAGGAAACCGAAATTGAACCTGAAATTTTTAGTCAATTATCGGCTCGAGCTGATGAAAATCATGACTTTTTTTCAGGAAATGGCTCTTCTTATGTAATGGCGCTTGCTGAAGAAACCGAAGATGAAGATTGGGAGTTTTAA
- the nrdI gene encoding class Ib ribonucleoside-diphosphate reductase assembly flavoprotein NrdI yields the protein MTNDEKYDIINKSKLRGEIFVVYFSSISNNTHRFVEKLNFEKARIPVEIDQELVVDKDYVLFCPTYSGGKGLRSGAVPKQVIKFLNNEQNRRFCKAVIASGNTNFGDTFALAGTIISQKLKVPFLYSFELLGTNDDVKKVRQILEDFWGK from the coding sequence ATGACAAATGATGAAAAATATGATATAATAAACAAATCTAAATTAAGAGGAGAAATTTTTGTTGTTTATTTTTCCTCAATTTCGAATAATACCCATCGGTTTGTCGAAAAATTAAACTTTGAAAAAGCAAGAATTCCTGTTGAGATTGACCAAGAATTAGTAGTTGATAAAGATTATGTACTTTTTTGTCCAACTTATAGTGGCGGAAAAGGTCTAAGAAGTGGGGCTGTCCCAAAACAGGTAATAAAATTTTTAAACAATGAACAAAATCGTCGATTTTGTAAAGCTGTAATCGCTTCTGGAAACACTAATTTTGGCGATACTTTTGCGCTTGCAGGCACAATTATTTCCCAAAAATTAAAAGTTCCTTTTTTATATAGTTTTGAATTATTAGGAACAAATGATGATGTAAAAAAGGTTCGGCAAATTTTAGAAGATTTTTGAGGAAAATAA